The Camelina sativa cultivar DH55 chromosome 14, Cs, whole genome shotgun sequence genome includes a window with the following:
- the LOC104738831 gene encoding exosome complex component RRP4 homolog, producing MVMRKLQLPLSQTQKVRFERGIERLQSLSSTANSDASVIVTDAIPVNHDDAFLKGHGTSEVDGELLATVCGVVERVDKLVYVRTLRARYKPEVGDIVVGRVIEVAQKRWRVELNFNQDGVLMLSSMNMPDGIQRRRTSVDELNMRNIFVEHDVVCAEVRNFQHDGSLQLQARSQKYGKLEKGQLLKVDPYLVKRSKHHFHYIESLGIDLIIGCNGFIWVGEHVEVRDPMAIDDEKDEEMISSSAENTGKEQIHTLLETRQTICRIGNAIRVLSNLGFTVTLEIIMETVNLSNSKNVDIHDMLGSEFHVVVAENEAERRRTKRKK from the exons ATGGTGATGAGAAAGCTACAGTTACCGTTAAGCCAAACGCAGAAGGTTAGGTTTGAGAGAGGAATCGAGCGGCTTCAATCACTGTCATCGACGGCAAACTCTGACGCTTCTGTTATCGTCACCGATGCTATTCCCGTCAACCACGATGATGCCTTCCTCAA gGGACACGGAACTTCTGAGGTAGATGGTGAGTTGCTCGCGACGGTTTGTGGAGTAGTGGAGCGTGTGGATAAGCTCGTATATGTACGAACCCTACGAGCAAG GTACAAGCCTGAGGTTGGGGATATTGTGGTAGGCCGTGTCATTGAG GTTGCTCAAAAACGTTGGAGAGTGGAGCTCAACTTTAATCAGGATGGAGTACTAATGCTTTCTTCCATGAACATGCCTGATGGTATTCAG AGGCGAAGAACTTCTGTGGATGAACTCAATATGCGGAATATATTTGTAGAGCATGATGTTGTTTGT GCTGAAGTCCGCAACTTTCAGCATGATGGTAGCTTGCAGTTACAAGCCAGAAGCCAGAAGTATGGCAAG CTCGAGAAGGGACAGCTTCTGAAGGTTGATCcttacttggtcaaaagaagCAAACATCACTTTCATTACATCGAAAGCCTTGGTATTGATTTGATCATTGGCTGCAATGGTTTCATATGGGTTGGAGAACACGTGGAAGTGAGAGATCCTATGGCGATAGATGATGAGAAAGATGAGGAGATGATCTCATCCTCCGCCGAGAACACAGGAAAAGAGCAAATCCATACATTACTCGAGACACGACAGACCATATGCAGAATCGGGAATGCAATACGCGTCTTGTCTAATCTAGGCTTCACAGTGACTCTTGAAATAATCATGGAGACTGTTAACCTCAGCAACTCAAAGAATGTTGACATACACGACATGCTTGGATCAGAGTTTCACGTTGTGGTTGCAGAGAATGAAGCTGAAAGACGACGTACAAAGAGGAAAAAGTGA
- the LOC104738833 gene encoding C2 and GRAM domain-containing protein At1g03370, with the protein MKLQVRVVEARNLPAMDLNGFSDPYVRLQLGKQRSRTKVVKKNLNPKWSDDFSFGVDDLNDELVVSVLDEDKYFNDDFVGQVRVPVSLVFDAENQSLGTVWYPLLPKKKSSKKDCGEILLKICFSQKNSALDLSSHGGDQTSAASRSPDLSLESSIDPSTCASPSRSDDASSSKDDKCNPQTTFAGRITQIFQKNANAATPTQSVSRSIDASDPSETSKPFFSLDLSEDESSSASFEELMKAMESKDQGSEPPSNLPGGILVDQLFMISPSDLNVLLFSSDSSFYTSLSELQGTTEVQVGPWKAENEGESVKRVVSYLKAPTKLIKAVKGTEEQTYLKADGEVYAVLASVATPDVPFGSTFKVEVLYCISPGPELPSGEQCSRLVVSWRLNFLQSTMMKGMIENGARQGLKDSFDQYANLLAQSVKPVDSKDIGVNKEQALSSLQAEPQSDWKLAVQYFANFTVFSTFLIGVYVFVHIVFAIPSAIQGLEFNGLDLPDSIGEFVVSGVLVLQCERVLQLISRFLQARKQKGSDHGIKAHGDGWLLTVALIEGVDLASVDPSGHCDPYIVFTSNGKTRTSSIKFQKSNPQWNEIFEFDAMADPPSVLNVEVFDFDGPFDEAVSLGHAEINFVRSNISDLADVWVPLQGKLAQACQSKLHLRIFLDHTGGGDVVRDYLNKMEKEVGKKINVRSPQTNSAFQKLFGLPQEEFLINDFTCHLKRKMPLQGRLFLSARIVGFYASLFGNKTKFFFLWEDIEEIQVLPPTLASMGSPIIVMTLRPGRGKEARIGAKTHDEEDRLKFHFHSFVSFNVAQKTIMALWKAKSLTPEQKVQAVEEESEQKLQSEESGLFLGIDDVRFTEVFSLTLPVPVSFFMELFEGGEMDRKAMDRAGCQSYSCSPWESEKADVYERQTYYRDKRISRYRGEVTSTQQKSLVPDKNGWLVEEVMTLHGVPLGDYFNLHLRYQMEESAPKPKTTTYVRVYFGIEWLKSTRHQKRVTKNILVNLQDRLKMTFGFLEKEYSSRQQQQVTT; encoded by the exons ATGAAGCTTCAGGTGCGAGTCGTGGAAGCGAGGAATCTACCGGCGATGGATCTCAATGGGTTTAGCGACCCTTACGTTAGATTGCAGCTGGGAAAACAGAGGTCACGTACCAAAgtagtgaagaagaacttgaacCCCAAATGGTCTGACGATTTCAGTTTCGGCGTCGACGATTTGAATGACGAACTCGTCGTCTCTGTTCTTGACGAGGATAAATAC TTCAATGACGACTTCGTTGGGCAAGTCAGAGTTCCCGTTTCTCTTGTCTTCGATGCTGAGAATCAATCTCTTGGCACTGTTTGGTATCCTCTTCTTCCTAAGAAGAAATCTTCCAAAAAGGATTGTG GTGAGATACTTCTGAAGATATGTTTCAGTCAGAAGAACTCGGCTCTTGATTTGAGTTCTCATGGTGGGGATCAAACCTCTGCTGCTTCCAGGAGTCCTGACTTGAGTCTTGAATCATCTATTGATCCCTCCACTTGTGCCTCTCCTTCTAGATCAGATGATGCTTCCTCTTCCAAGGACGATAAGTGTAACCCTCAGACAACCTTCGCTGGTCGAATCACTCAGATTTTTCAGAAGAATGCTAATGCAGCCACACCTACGCAGTCGGTTAGTAGGAGCATTGACGCATCTGATCCATCTGAGACCTCTAAACCGTTCTTTTCCCTTGACCTGTCTGAAGATGAGTCATCTTCTGCTTCCTTTGAGGAGCTTATGAAGGCTATGGAGTCTAAAGATCAGGGAAGTGAACCTCCTAGTAATCTACCTGGTGGGATCCTTGTTGACCAGTTGTTTATGATTTCCCCATCAGATCTTAACGTTCTGCTTTTCTCGTCTGATTCGAGTTTCTACACATCGCTGTCTGAGTTGCAAGGGACCACGGAAGTTCAGGTAGGACCATGGAAAGCAGAAAATGAAGGCGAGAGCGTTAAGCGGGTTGTTAGTTACCTCAAGGCTCCAACCAAGCTTATTAAGGCTGTCAAAGGCACAGAGGAGCAGACATACCTCAAAGCGGACGGAGAGGTTTACGCAGTTTTAGCAAGTGTTGCCACTCCAGATGTCCCGTTCGGAAGTACCTTCAAGGTTGAAGTGCTTTACTGCATCTCTCCTGGGCCTGAGCTGCCATCTGGGGAGCAGTGTTCCCGTTTGGTTGTTTCTTGGAGATTGAATTTTCTTCAGAGCACAATGATGAAAGGTATGATAGAGAATGGAGCCCGACAAGGTCTGAAAGACAGCTTCGATCAGTATGCCAATTTGTTGGCTCAAAGTGTAAAGCCTGTAGATTCCAAGGATATTGGGGTGAACAAGGAGCAAGCTCTCTCTTCCTTGCAAGCTGAGCCTCAATCAGACTGGAAATTGGCAGTACAATATTTTGCCAATTTCACTGTCTTCTCCACTTTCTTGATTGGTGTTTATGTATTTGTCCATATTGTGTTTGCCATACCCAGTGCTATCCAAGGGCTTGAGTTTAATGGCCTTGATTTACCGGATTCGATTGGGGAATTTGTTGTTAGTGGGGTTCTAGTTCTTCAGTGCGAAAGAGTATTGCAATTGATTTCCCGTTTCTTGCAGGCAAGAAAACAGAAAG GCAGTGATCATGGCATCAAAGCGCATGGAGATGGTTGGTTGCTAACAGTTGCTCTAATTGAGGGGGTTGATCTAGCATCTGTAGATCCAAGCGGGCATTGTGATCCGTATATAGTATTTACTTCTAATGGGAAGACAAGAACCAGCTCCATCAAGTTCCAGAAGTCTAATCCTCAGTGGAATG aaatatttgaatttgatgcGATGGCTGATCCTCCTTCTGTACTGaatgttgaagtttttgatttcgATGGACCATTTGACGAGGCTGTTTCATTGGGGCATGCCGAGATCAACTTCGTGAGATCTAATATATCTGATCTTGCTGATGTTTGGGTTCCTCTTCAAGGGAAGTTGGCTCAGGCTTGTCAATCCAAACTGCACTTGAGGATTTTCTTGGATCATACAGGAGGTGGAGATGTTGTTAGAGACTATTTAAATAAGATGGAGAAAGAGGTGGGCAAGAAG attaaTGTGCGGTCTCCTCAAACAAATTCAGCCTTTCAGAAGCTCTTTGGTCTCCCACAGGAAGAATTTCTAATCAATGACTTTACATGTCACTTAAAGCGGAAAATGCCTTTGCAG GGTCGTCTTTTCCTCTCTGCAAGAATTGTTGGCTTTTATGCAAGCCTTTTtggtaacaaaacaaaattctttttcCTCTGGGAAGATATAGAGGAAATTCAAGTGCTTCCTCCCACTCTTGCCTCAATGGGGAGTCCCATTATCGTCATGACTCTCAGGCCAGGTAGAGGTAAGGAAGCAAGGATAGGGGCAAAGACACATGATGAGGAAGACAGACTTAAGTTCCATTTCCACTCATTTGTGTCTTTCAATGTTGCACAAAA gACAATAATGGCTCTGTGGAAAGCAAAATCCTTGACTCCAGAGCAGAAAGTGCAAGCTGTTGAAGAGGAATCAGAGCAGAAACTCCAAAGTGAAGAGAGTGGTTTGTTCTTGGGTATTGATGACGTGCGATTCACTGAGGTCTTCTCTTTGACTCTCCCAGTTCCG GTAAGTTTCTTTATGGAGCTGTTTGAAGGGGGTGAAATGGATCGGAAGGCTATGGACAGAGCAGGTTGCCAGAGCTATTCATGCAGCCCGTGGGAGTCAGAGAAGGCTGATGTGTACGAGAGGCAGACATACTACAGGGATAAGAGGATATCACGTTATAGAGGAGAGGTAACAAGCACACAGCAAAAGTCGCTGGTGCCAGATAAGAATGGGTGGCTGGTGGAAGAGGTGATGACCCTGCATGGAGTTCCACTGGGTGACTATTTTAATCTCCATCTCAGATACCAGATGGAAGAATCGGCGCCAAAACCAAAGACGACAACGTATGTGCGAGTATACTTTGGGATAGAATGGCTAAAGAGCACTAGACATCAGAAAAGGGTGACAAAGAACATCCTAGTAAATCTGCAGGATAGGCTGAAGATGACGTTTGGATTCCTGGAGAAGGAATACAGCAGCAGACAACAGCAGCAAGtaacaacataa
- the LOC104738834 gene encoding autophagy-related protein 18g-like, translating into MMKKGKGKNSGLLPNSFKIISSCLKTVSANASNVASSVRSAGASVAASISAAEYDKDQVTWAGFGILELDQHVIIHVLLLGYQNGFQVFDVEDASNFNELVSKRGGPVSFLQMQPLPVRSGDHEGFRNSHPLLLVVAGDDTNGIGLGHSFPQNGSSARDGKSDSKAGDSLNYPTTVRFYSLRSHSYVYVLRFRSSVCMIRCSSRVVAVGLANQIYCFDALTLENKFSVLTYPVPQPVRQGTTRVNVGYGPMAVGPRWLAYASKSSMSMKTGRLSPQNFTSSPSLSPSSSSGGSSFMARYAMESSKQLATGLINLGDMGYKTLSKYCQDMLPDGSTSPASPNSIWKVGGVSGSDAENAGMVAVKDLVSGAVISQFKAHTSPISALCFDPSGTLLVTASVCGNNINVFQIMPSRSQSALGDLSYEWESSHVHLYKLHRGITSAIVQDICFSQHSQWVAIISSKGTCHIFVLNPSGSDAMFQPCEGEEPARLPASSLPWWFTQSLSNNQQSLPPPPAVTLSVVSRIKYSSFGWLNTVSNAATTAGGKVFVPSGAVAAVFHKSITHDLQQNSRTNSLEHILVYTPSGHVVQHELLPSVCTESPENGSRVQRTSHVQVQEDDLRVKVEPIQWWDVCRRSDWLETEERLPKNIAENQYNLETMSNNLTNHDDACLSVNINSHFGEDNYMKSCSENPPERSHCYLSNFEVKVTSGMLPVWQNSKISFHVMDSPRDSSPTGGEFEIEKVPAHELEIKQKKLLPVFDHFHSTKATLEDRFSMKCYHISASGSHQVNGKICQDIINCHSKPGSVESAGSSEEGSSKPSENLHDSDHMTSSFKSSLPTVNGIYKEIEKNNTNGWIEKSVTAKHRTLGETQITNGFTTPPIRTDITVNEEMLATGKPPMGFGFSLREEHCKAIADPEEEHLKKKLDEVTNGHHLIVNNNTDKLQEDEVVYGMNSLCR; encoded by the exons atgaTGAAGAAGGGGAAAGGGAAGAACAGTGGTTTGTTACCCAATTCCTTTAAAATTATCTCTTCTTGCCTCAAAACTGTATCCGCCAACGCCTCCAACGTTGCTTCTTCTGTTCGTTCCGCCGGAGCCTCAGTCGCTGCTTCTATTTCCGCTGCTGAATACGATAAAGATCAG GTGACATGGGCTGGCTTTGGCATTCTTGAACTGGATCAACACGTCATCATACATGTTCTCTTACTCGGTTATCAGAATGGCTTTCAAGTCTTTGATGTTGAGGATGCCTCTAATTTCAATGAACTCGTCTCTAAACGTGGTGGTCCTGTTTCATTCTTACAGATGCAGCCCTTACCTGTCAGGTCTGGTGATCATGAGGGTTTTCGGAACTCACATCCACTTTTACTTGTTGTTGCTGGAGATGACACAAATGGTATTGGTTTGGGTCACTCTTTTCCCCAGAATGGTTCATCAGCAAGAGATGGTAAATCAGACTCTAAAGCCGGGGATTCCCTCAACTATCCAACCACTGTTCGCTTTTACTCCCTTAGGTCTCACAGTTATGTATATGTCCTGAGATTTCGCTCATCTGTTTGCATGATTAGATGCAGCTCCCGAGTAGTCGCTGTTGGCCTTGCCAATCAA ATATATTGCTTTGACGCACTTACTCTGGAAAATAAGTTCAGTGTTCTCACCTATCCTGTTCCTCAGCCAGTGAGACAAGGGACAACCAGGGTGAATGTTGGCTATGGTCCGATGGCTGTAGGTCCAAGGTGGCTTGCTTATGCGTCCAAAAGTTCCATGTCAATGAAAACAGGGCGCCTAAGCCCACAGAATTTTACTTCTTCACCTAGTCTCAGCCCAAGTTCATCTTCAGGTGGAAGTAGTTTCATGGCCCGTTATGCCATGGAGTCTAGCAAACAGTTAGCTACTGGATTAATCAACCTGGGGGACATGGGATACAAAACATTATCAAAATACTGCCAAGATATGCTCCCTGATGGATCTACTTCTCCAGCATCACCAAATTCAATCTGGAAAGTTGGTGGAGTCTCTGGATCAGATGCAGAAAATGCTGGCATG GTTGCTGTTAAAGATCTTGTTTCTGGAGCTGTAATATCACAGTTCAAGGCTCATACGAGTCCTATCTCAGCACTTTGTTTTGATCCTAGTGGAACTTTATTGGTTACTGCATCAGTGTGTGGGAACAATATCAATGTCTTTCAGATCATGCCGTCTCGTTCACAGAGTGCACTTGGTGACCTAAGTTATGAGTGGGAATCTTCTCATGTGCATCTCTACAAGCTGCATAGAGGGATCACTTCTGCT ATCGTCCAGGACATTTGCTTTAGTCAGCACAGTCAATGGGTGGCTATTATTTCATCCAAGGGTACTtgccatatttttgttttaaacccgTCTGGCAGCGACGCAATGTTTCAACCTTGCGAGGGTGAGGAGCCTGCCCGACTTCCAGCTTCATCCTTGCCATGGTGGTTCACTCAATCGTTGTCAAATAATCAGCAGTCTTTACCGCCACCACCGGCTGTTACCCTTTCTGTTGTAAGCAGAATCAAGTATAGCAGTTTTGGGTGGCTTAACACAGTAAGCAATGCTGCTACCACTGCAGGTGGAAAAGTTTTTGTACCGTCGGGTGCTGTGGCTGCTGTTTTTCATAAATCCATCACTCATGACCTTCAACAGAACTCCCGGACTAACTCATTGGAGCATATCTTAGTCTATACTCCATCAGGCCATGTGGTGCAGCATGAACTTCTACCATCTGTTTGCACAGAATCACCTGAAAATGGTTCGAGAGTGCAAAGAACATCACATGTTCAAGTTCAggaggatgacttgagggtcaAAGTTGAACCTATTCAGTGGTGGGATGTATGTAGAAGGTCTGACTGGCTGGAGACAGAGGAACGACTTCCCAAAAATATTGCTGAAAACCAATATAATTTGGAGACAATGTCAAATAACTTGACAAACCATGATGATGCATGTCTTTCCGTCAACATCAACAGCCATTTTGGTGAAGATAACTATATGAAAAGTTGTTCTGAGAATCCCCCAGAAAGATCACATTGCTATCTTTCAAACTTTGAGGTAAAGGTTACCTCAGGGATGCTACCAGTGTGGCAAAATTCAAAG ATTTCTTTTCATGTTATGGATTCTCCAAGAGATAGTAGTCCCACTGGTGGAGAGTTTGAGATAGAAAAGGTTCCAGCCCAtgaacttgaaataaaacagaaaaagctGCTGCCAGTTTTTGACCATTTCCACAGCACCAAAGCAACATTGGAAGACAG GTTTTCTATGAAATGCTATCACATATCCGCATCGGGATCGCATCAAGTTAACGGAAAAATATGTCAAGATATTATCAACTGTCACTCTAAGCCTGGATCAGTTGAGTCCGCCGGAAGCTCTGAAGAGg GTTCATCAAAACCGTCGGAGAATCTCCATGATTCGGATCACATGACCTCCTCATTCAAGTCTTCTTTACCAACAGTAAATGGGATCTACAAGGAAATAGAGAAGAACAACACAAATGGGTGGATTGAGAAATCTGTAACAGCCAAACACCGTACACTCGGCGAAACCCAGATCACAAATGGTTTTACCACACCACCTATTCGCACCGATATTACTGTCAATGAAGAGATGCTTGCTACAGGAAAACCTCCTATGGGCTTTGGTTTTTCTTTGCGTGAGGAGCACTGTAAAGCAATAGCAGATCCTGAAGAAGAACATCTGAAAAAGAAGTTAGATGAAGTTACTAATGGTCATCATCTAATtgtcaacaacaacacagaTAAACTACAAGAAGATGAAGTGGTATATGGTATGAATTCCTTGTGTAGGTGA
- the LOC104738835 gene encoding omega-hydroxypalmitate O-feruloyl transferase-like has translation MCIQELHFSHLHIPVTINQKFLVHPSSPTPANQSPHHSLYLSNLDDIIGARVFTPSVYFYRSTNTRESLVLERLRDALAEVLVPYYPLSGRLREVENGKLEVFFGEDQGALMVSANSSMALADLGDLTVPNPAWLPLIFRNPEEEAYKILEMPLLIAQVTFFTCGGFSLGIRLCHCICDGFGAMQFLGSWAATAKICKLITDPEPVWDRETFKPRNPPMVKYPHYEYLPIEERSNLTNSLWDMKPLQKCYRLSRQFQCRVKSTAQAQDSSLVCSTFDAMAAHIWRSWVKALDVKPLNYNLRLTFSVNVRTRLKTLNLRKGFYGNVVCLACAMSSVDSLINDSLAKTTRLVQEARLRVSEDYLRSMVDYVEVNRPKRLEFGGKLTITQWTRFEMYETADFGWGKPVYAGPIDLRPTPQVCVLLPQGGVEPANDEQSMVVCLCLPPSAVHNFTRILSLNDCT, from the coding sequence ATGTGCATCCAAGAACTTCATTTCTCTCATCTCCATATCCCAGTCACCATCAACCAGAAATTTCTTGTACATCCATCAAGTCCAACACCTGCAAATCAATCTCCTCACCATAGTCTCTATCTATCAAACCTAGATGATATAATCGGAGCACGAGTTTTCACTCCCTCCGTGTATTTCTATCGATCAACCAATACTCGAGAATCTTTGGTACTGGAACGGCTTCGAGATGCTCTCGCTGAGGTTTTAGTTCCGTATTATCCACTCTCTGGTAGGCTAAGGGAAGTTGAAAATGGCAAACTGGAAGTTTTCTTTGGAGAAGATCAAGGTGCGTTAATGGTCTCGGCGAATTCTTCAATGGCTTTAGCTGATCTTGGAGATCTCACAGTGCCAAATCCAGCCTGGTTACCATTAATCTTTCGAAAtcctgaagaagaagcttacaaGATCCTCGAAATGCCTTTACTTATAGCTCAAGTAACGTTTTTCACGTGCGGTGGATTTAGCCTTGGAATAAGACTTTGCCATTGCATCTGCGATGGTTTTGGAGCTATGCAGTTTCTTGGCTCGTGGGCAGCTACTGCGAAAATCTGTAAATTGATTACAGATCCTGAACCGGTTTGGGATAGAGAGACTTTCAAACCAAGAAACCCACCAATGGTGAAATACCCACATTATGAATATCTTCCAATCGAAGAACGATCAAATTTGACGAACTCTTTGTGGGATATGAAACCACTGCAGAAATGTTACAGGCTAAGCAGACAGTTTCAGTGTCGGGTTAAAAGCACTGCTCAAGCTCAGGACTCAAGCTTAGTATGCAGCACGTTTGATGCAATGGCTGCACACATATGGAGATCATGGGTCAAAGCACTTGATGTGAAGCCACTAAATTACAATCTCAGGCTCACGTTTTCGGTCAACGTAAGAACAAgactcaaaaccctaaacttaaGAAAAGGGTTTTACGGCAATGTTGTATGTTTGGCCTGTGCTATGAGCAGTGTTGACAGTCTTATTAACGATTCTTTAGCTAAGACAACACGTTTGGTTCAGGAGGCGAGACTTAGGGTTTCAGAGGATTACTTACGGTCTATGGTGGATTACGTTGAGGTAAATAGGCCAAAGAGGTTAGAGTTTGGTGGGAAGCTAACGATAACGCAGTGGACCCGGTTTGAAATGTATGAGACTGCGGATTTTGGATGGGGTAAACCGGTTTATGCAGGACCAATTGACTTGAGGCCTACGCCGCAGGTTTGTGTGTTGTTGCCTCAAGGAGGAGTTGAGCCGGCTAATGATGAACAAAGCATGGTGGTTTGCCTTTGCTTGCCTCCTTCTGCTGTTCATAATTTCACTCGGATTCTATCTTTAAATGATTGTACATAA
- the LOC104738836 gene encoding 1-aminocyclopropane-1-carboxylate oxidase homolog 4 produces MESTDDSSSSSQAKAFDDTQIGVKGLVDSGITEIPAMFRATQATLATLKSPPPPKHLAIPTIDLKGASVVEKIREAAERWGLFQVVNHGIPVEVLDRMIQGMRSFHEQEPEAKKPFYSRDHTRDVIYYSNFDLHNSDAASWRDTLGCYTAPEPPKLQDLPAVCGEVILEYSKEITKLGELLFELLSEALGLDSHHLKDIDCAKSQYMAGQYYPPCPQPDLTIGINKHTDISFITILLQDNIGGLQVLHDHQYWIDVTPVPGALVVNVGDFLQLITNDKFISAEHRVIANGSSKPRTSVVCVFSTFMKACSRVYGPIKELLSEENPAKYRDFTLTEFSTIFRSKTIDTPVLHHFMI; encoded by the exons ATGGAGTCAACTGATGATAGTAGTAGTTCAAGTCAAGCAAAAGCTTTCGATGATACGCAAATCGGCGTGAAAGGCCTTGTGGATTCGGGAATCACAGAGATTCCGGCCATGTTCCGCGCAACCCAAGCTACTCTAGCAACCCTGAAATCGCCACCACCTCCCAAGCATCTCGCCATACCCACCATCGATCTCAAAGGAGCAAGCGTGGTGGAGAAGATCAGAGAAGCTGCTGAGAGATGGGGTTTATTCCAGGTTGTGAATCACGGCATCCCCGTGGAGGTTCTGGACAGGATGATCCAAGGGATGCGCAGCTTTCACGAGCAAGAACCTGAAGCCAAGAAACCCTTCTACTCTAGGGATCATACTAGAGACGTGATTTACTACAGCAATTTTGATCTACACAACTCAGACGCCGCGAGTTGGAGAGACACGCTTGGTTGTTATACCGCACCCGAACCTCCCAAATTACAAGATTTGCCCGCCGTTTGTGG GGAGGTTATCTTGGAGTACTCAAAGGAAATAACGAAATTAGGTGAATTGCTATTTGAGCTTCTATCAGAGGCTTTGGGGTTGGACTCGCATCACCTTAAGGACATAGACTGCGCCAAGTCTCAATATATGGCTGGCCAATACTACCCACCTTGCCCTCAGCCTGACCTTACCATAGGTATAAACAAGCACACCGATATTTCCTTTATCACCATTCTTCTTCAGGACAATATCGGTGGGCTTCAAGTTCTCCATGACCACCAATACTGGATTGATGTTACTCCTGTCCCTGGGGCTCTTGTCGTTAACGTTGGAGATTTTCTTCag CTTATAACCAATGACAAGTTCATAAGCGCCGAGCATAGGGTGATAGCGAATGGATCTTCAAAACCGCGGACTTCAGTTGTATGTGTTTTCAGCACGTTCATGAAAGCATGTTCTCGAGTATATGGGCCAATCAAAGAGCTTCTGTCTGAAGAAAACCCTGCCAAGTATAGAGACTTCACCCTCACAGAGTTCTCAACCATCTTCAGGTCAAAAACGATCGACACTCCTGTGTTACACCATTTCATGATCTGA